CAGGTTCACCATACGCTTCATTTTCAGTTAGATCATCTTCCATCTCGAATGTTGGTTCAAGAGTTTCTGGCACCGAAAATTCTTGGCCAGCTTTCAGTTCATTCATAACCAGTTGATGAAAATTGGCAAATCGGAAATTATATTGCTCATCAAGCTCGGTAAGTTCGGCTTCGGTTTCGGCAAGCAGTTCGGTGTCTTCTTCAGTAATTTCTTCTGGTGTAGCCACGTTGCTTAGCCAATATTTGTCACGCTGCAATATACAATACACTTTAAAGATGACTTTTTCGGCAGCTGGGCGGTCGCTTTCAATCATCATATCGAAAGCGGTCATGTTTTCAAGGTAAAAATTTTTGTCGATCATGGGAGAAGTCTTGCGGTTGCAATAATACGAAATGCAGGCAAACTTAGGGAAAATTATCAATTACCGCCGACGTTTTTGATGGTTCCACTTGGTTTTTTTAGCCCGTGGTGGTTCTTTCTCCTATTTTTGTACATGAATTTTTTAGGAAATAACCTTTTACTTTATCGCTGCGGAAGAACTTGCTGTGACAATGATATTTTAGTCTGATACATGACTAAGAGAAAAACCCTCCCGAATATCGGGAGGGTTGATATGAAAATATATGATTTAAAGCAAATCGTAACGGTCAGCGTTCATGACTTTGGTCCATGCTTTTACAAAATCTTTTACAAATTTTTCTTTGTTGTCATCCTGTGCATACACTTCAGCATAAGACCGCAGTATGGAATTAGAACCGAATACCAAATCAACTCTGGTGGCAGTCCACTTTACAGCACCGGTTTGGCGGTCGACAATGTGGTATAAGTTTTCGGCCGCTGGTATCCATCGGTTAGCCATATCGGTGAGGTTTACAAAGAAATCATTGGTCAATACCCCTTCTTTATCAGTGAATACCCCATGTTTCGCACCACCGAAATTAGTGCCCAGAACCCGCATACCACCAATCAAGACTGTCATTTCCGGTGCGGTAAGCCCCATCAGCTGTGCGCGGTCGAGCAATAATTCTTCAGGTTTTACCGCATACTGTGCTTTGGTAAAGTTTCTGAAGCCGTCATATAGGGGTTCCAGATATTCAAATGATTCAATGTCCGTCTGTTCCTGTAGCGCGTCTCCCCTGCCAGGTGCGAATGGTATTTTGATGATTACACCGGCTAACTGTGCAGCCTGCTCTACCGCGGCCGTACCCCCTAGGACGATCAGGTCGGCGATGGACACTTTTTTAGTGAAAGCAGCCTGTATTTCATCGAGTTTTGTAAGGACTTTATGAAGTTTTTCCGGCTCATTTGCAACCCAATTGCGCTGCGGCATCAGTCTGATGCGTGCACCGTTGGCTCCTCCCCGATAATCTGATCCCCTGTAAGTCCTCGCGGAATCCCATGCAGTAGTAATCAATTCACTACGGCTAAGCCCGCTGTTGAGTAACAATTGTTTCAGTTCGGCCACATCTGCTTCAGAGAGCGTATAATCAACCTCAGGAATTGGGTCTTGCCAGATCAAATCTTCTGCGGGGACATCAGGTCCCAGGTATCTGGATTTCGGGCCAAGATCGCGGTGTGTCAGTTTAAACCACGCTCTAGCGAAAACTTCAGAGAAATAGTCGGGATCCGCCAGAAATCTTTCAGAAATGGCACGATATTCCGGATCTACTTTCAGCGCCATATCCGCATCGGTCATCATTGGGTTTCGCTTCACGCTGGGGTTATGTGCATCTACAGGCATGTCTTCTTCGGCGATGTTGATGGGTTCCCACTGGTGCGCCCCGGCTGGTGACTTGGTAAGCGCCCAGTCATATTTAAAGAGCAGTGTCAGGAATTCGTTGTCCCAACGGGTTGGTGTTGTTGTCCAGGCACCTTCAATTCCGGAAACTACGGTATTTCCTGCATTACCGGTACCTTTAGGGTTGTGCCATCCCAAGCCCTGTTCTGTAACATCAGCCTCTTCAGGATCACCGCCTAAGACAGAGGCATCACCGTTCCCATGTGCTTTCCCTATCGTATGTCCGCCTGCGGTAAGGGCTACGGTTTCTTCGTTATTCATACCCATTCTTCTGAAGGTGACTTTCATATCCTGTGCGGTTCTCAGCGGATTTGGGTTGCCATCCACCCCTTCCGGGTTCACATAAATAAGGCCCATCTGTACCGCCGCCAGTGGGTTTTCAAGGCTTTCGCGGTTCTCATCGCTGTCATAGCGGTTTTCGGTAGCGGCAAGCCATTCTTTTTCAGCGCCCCAATATACATCTTTCTCGGGATGCCAGATGTCTTTCCTACCACCGGCAAAGCCGAAAGTCTTTAGTCCCACTTCTTCATAAGCTACAGTGCCGGCGAGAATGATGAGGTCTCCCCAGGAGATTTTGTTTCCGTATTTCTTTTTAATGGGCCATAGCAATCGGCGTCCTTTATCGGTATTCACATTGTCGGGCCAAGAGTTCAGCGGCGCAAAACGTTGGTTACCGGTATTGCCACCGCCACGGCCTTCCATTACGCGGTAGCTGCCGGCGAGATGCCAGGCGGTGCGTACAAACATGCCGACATAATTTCCCCAGTCTGCAGGCCACCAGTCCTGGCTATCGGTGAGCAGAATTCTGATGTCATTCTTCACAGCTTCGAGATCAAGACTATTGAAGGCTGCCTTGTAATCAAAATCTTCTCCCAGTGGATTGGTTTTCGTATCGTGCTGCGAAAGGATATCTAGGTTTAGTGCATTCGGCCACCATTCGGTTACGGCATTTGCTGTGCCGGTAAGTCCACCATGAATTACGGGGCATTTTCCGCCTGTAGAATTGTTAGCGGTATCATTTTTTTCGTTTTCACTGTGAATGGTTTCACCTTGATGTGGATTGTTTGCTACCGACTGATTATGTGCTGTAGCCTCTTGTGCTGCATGGAACGGGCAATGTCCTTGTACTATTCATATCATTATTTTATGCAATATTATCGTAAATTGTAGCTGATGCCAACCAAAACCTATCTATAATGAACATGCATAAAATAGACATGATGTATTTAGAAATTATCAATTAATTTATAAAGTCTATTAAATATACTTAAGTTATTTTCTGATTAATAAATATATAAACTAAAAAAACCCACCGAAATGGTGGGTTATAAGTGGGTTTATAATGTATTATTTTACAGCAGTCTGTATTTCTTTTGCCTGTGTAAGATGTGCTTCAAGCGTTGGGAGTGTTTTGCCTGCCCATTGGGTAAGGGTTTGGTCGCTGCCACCTGTGTTTTGCTTACGGAATTTCTCAATAGTTTCGGTGTGGTGCTGTACCATCATATCCATATAAGCGCGATCGAACTCGGCTCCTTTTTTGTTCTTCAGGTCGTCATGCATTTTCTGCTGTGCGGCATCAGCATTGGCAGGAAGTGTATATCCGGCTCCAGTTGCCCAACTTTTCAGTTCGTCATTGGCTTTTGTATGGTCTTTTACCATCATATCACCGAATGCTTTTACACGGCTGTTTGCGCCATTCTGTGCAGCTAACTGCCCCAGCATCACTTCCATCATACCGCCTTTAGCCGCATCATCAGCAAACATCTTGTCTTGGTCGCTAAGGTTGGTGGTTCCCTCAGAAGCACTGACAGTAGCGGAATCTGTAGTCATCATCGTATCGGCCGGCATTTCCATGGCAGAACTGTCGGTGTTACTTTCAGTACTCGTGGTTTCGTTTTTCTTACAGGCCATCAGCGTAGCCACGCACATAAGTGTCAAAACTGATTTTTTCATAATAGTAAAATTTTATTGTTAGGTGATATAATGTTGATAATGAACGGAATATCTGCAAGCAACAATTCTGCCAAATCGTTAATGCATCCATCTGCCAATGAAATTAAATACTTCAATAGTAGAAGGTTCGCTTAATATATACTTTAGGTGATTGATATAAAACCTTTCCGGTTAATGGAACTCCCTTGATAAGGCTGCAATGTGGTAAGGAATTTGATAAGTGGATTCCATATTCAATGCATATGAAAATCATCAGTACTCAGTATTTAAAGGGACCTAATGTTTGGAGTGTCATGCATCATGGTCTTGTTCAGGTACGCCTTGATACCGAAAAAACCACTCTCCCC
This DNA window, taken from Chryseobacterium sp. 6424, encodes the following:
- the katG gene encoding catalase/peroxidase HPI, with the translated sequence MHSENEKNDTANNSTGGKCPVIHGGLTGTANAVTEWWPNALNLDILSQHDTKTNPLGEDFDYKAAFNSLDLEAVKNDIRILLTDSQDWWPADWGNYVGMFVRTAWHLAGSYRVMEGRGGGNTGNQRFAPLNSWPDNVNTDKGRRLLWPIKKKYGNKISWGDLIILAGTVAYEEVGLKTFGFAGGRKDIWHPEKDVYWGAEKEWLAATENRYDSDENRESLENPLAAVQMGLIYVNPEGVDGNPNPLRTAQDMKVTFRRMGMNNEETVALTAGGHTIGKAHGNGDASVLGGDPEEADVTEQGLGWHNPKGTGNAGNTVVSGIEGAWTTTPTRWDNEFLTLLFKYDWALTKSPAGAHQWEPINIAEEDMPVDAHNPSVKRNPMMTDADMALKVDPEYRAISERFLADPDYFSEVFARAWFKLTHRDLGPKSRYLGPDVPAEDLIWQDPIPEVDYTLSEADVAELKQLLLNSGLSRSELITTAWDSARTYRGSDYRGGANGARIRLMPQRNWVANEPEKLHKVLTKLDEIQAAFTKKVSIADLIVLGGTAAVEQAAQLAGVIIKIPFAPGRGDALQEQTDIESFEYLEPLYDGFRNFTKAQYAVKPEELLLDRAQLMGLTAPEMTVLIGGMRVLGTNFGGAKHGVFTDKEGVLTNDFFVNLTDMANRWIPAAENLYHIVDRQTGAVKWTATRVDLVFGSNSILRSYAEVYAQDDNKEKFVKDFVKAWTKVMNADRYDLL
- a CDS encoding DUF4142 domain-containing protein — encoded protein: MKKSVLTLMCVATLMACKKNETTSTESNTDSSAMEMPADTMMTTDSATVSASEGTTNLSDQDKMFADDAAKGGMMEVMLGQLAAQNGANSRVKAFGDMMVKDHTKANDELKSWATGAGYTLPANADAAQQKMHDDLKNKKGAEFDRAYMDMMVQHHTETIEKFRKQNTGGSDQTLTQWAGKTLPTLEAHLTQAKEIQTAVK